The Roseovarius sp. EL26 genome contains the following window.
CACCTTCGCCGCGCTGGTCATGAGTGGCCGGTTCGGGAAATAACGGCATTCGCTGCGTGCTGTCTGAACTGGTAAGGTGCGGACATAGCGAGCCTTTGTTGCGCAAACACGAACGGCTGTTTAGATGGCATTTTCGCCATCCACTCTAAATTGGTTTGCAGCCATTTTTTCAATGACAACTTGGCCTTTTACGTAACTTTTTCATTGATTGAATGTGGGCAATCATTACCGCGAGCAACCGTGAATTGTAAGGCCTAAGTACTTTTCGGAGGGTCATTTTTACGCAATGAACATCAACGGCAAAGCCTCAATTTATCATATAATAAGTTCGTCCAATACTAACCTTTTACGACATCGATGGGTCCTGTGTAGGCGGGCACAGATTCAGTTCTCAGATGCACTTCGCCGGATTTTTTGACGGAACGAACGTATGCAGCAATCTCCTCCATCGGAGCAAACCAAGTTTCACCAGCGGTGACTTCTTGTTCAAGAAATTCTGCGAACACTTCCCACCGGGCCAAACGGCCCGTAGCAAAAGGATGCACGACCGGCACCCATAGGCCGCCGTATTTTTTGATGACTTGATATTCCTGGCGGAATGCATCGAAACCGGTACGTGGTGCACGGATCGGCATCATGTAGTCAAGATCGGCAGATTGCACATATTGCGGCCAGTCATCCAAGCCCCAGTGGGTAGGTAACTCAACCAGGGAACCATTATCGGTCTTCAGAATGTAAGGGATATCATCGCCCATCAGCGAGGCATCGTACTGAAAGCCCCGGTCGACCAACAACGCGGGTGATACGTCAGAAATATTGTAAAGTGGTGCGCGCCAGCCGCGTGGGCGCTGGCCCGTGGCTTTTTCGATCACGGCAATTCCACGGTCAAGCCAATAGGCTTCTTCTTCGGGTGGGAGTTCGTTGGGATGTTCATGCAGATAACCATGATGGGCTATCTCGTGCCCGCCTTCGAGAATGATCTCTATCGCTTCGGGATAGTTTTCAATGCACCAAGCTGGGATGTAAAAAGTTTGGCGAATGCCAAGCTTGCGGTAAGTTTCAACGATGCGCGCGATAGCCACCTTGGGCCCGTATTGAAGCATTGAAATGCCAGACAACCGCCGATGTCCGTCATTTGGATGCGCGATGTGGATCAGACTGTCCGCATCCATATCAAATGTTACACAGGCCGCACATTTTGCGTCGTTTGGCCACGGAATTGGATTCTTGATCATGGCATGACACTCCCACCATTGATGCCGACCCCCTGGCCGGTGATGAAGCTCGCCATGTCGCTGCCTAAAAACAGTGCCATATGTGCGATTTCTTCTGCAGAACCAAATCGCGCCGCAGGAATATCCAACTCTTTTTGCCGCCATTTCTCAGTCATCTGTTCGGCCCCCAGCATTTCTGTATCAATAGGACCAGGGCATAAAGCATTTACCTGAATGTCAGGCGAGAACTCCTTGGCCCAGGATCGAACCAATCCCATGACACCGTGTTTTGAGGCGACATAGGGCGAAAATGTCTCGCGTCCGGAATAGCCCAGATCCGACGAGGTCAGGATCACCCGGCCTGATCGGCTGTGCATTTGGCGGATCGCGGCTTGTCCCACCAGAAAACTGCCGCGCAGGTTGACGGCGATCACCTTGTCGAACTCGGCCGCCGGCGTATCAAGTAGCGGGCGTT
Protein-coding sequences here:
- a CDS encoding polysaccharide deacetylase; protein product: MIKNPIPWPNDAKCAACVTFDMDADSLIHIAHPNDGHRRLSGISMLQYGPKVAIARIVETYRKLGIRQTFYIPAWCIENYPEAIEIILEGGHEIAHHGYLHEHPNELPPEEEAYWLDRGIAVIEKATGQRPRGWRAPLYNISDVSPALLVDRGFQYDASLMGDDIPYILKTDNGSLVELPTHWGLDDWPQYVQSADLDYMMPIRAPRTGFDAFRQEYQVIKKYGGLWVPVVHPFATGRLARWEVFAEFLEQEVTAGETWFAPMEEIAAYVRSVKKSGEVHLRTESVPAYTGPIDVVKG
- a CDS encoding SDR family NAD(P)-dependent oxidoreductase; amino-acid sequence: MIGIAGKSVLVTGAYGGIGAAVAKAYAAAGAKVLCADLKNPTSTVEQITQAGGTAAGIQCDVADEVSVVEMMNQLQSHQGAVDVVVHCAGVIHERPLLDTPAAEFDKVIAVNLRGSFLVGQAAIRQMHSRSGRVILTSSDLGYSGRETFSPYVASKHGVMGLVRSWAKEFSPDIQVNALCPGPIDTEMLGAEQMTEKWRQKELDIPAARFGSAEEIAHMALFLGSDMASFITGQGVGINGGSVMP